The Euphorbia lathyris chromosome 4, ddEupLath1.1, whole genome shotgun sequence genomic interval ATTCTTAGTTTTCTCCATCTGTTTCACGCAGAAGCCATTTAGCTAATTAATCATTTGGATGGATTTTGATTCTATTTTCTGTGGCAAAAATAATGCTTTTTGCAACTTTCTCCTATGAAAGAAATATAACCAGAAACAATAATATAAGCACCAAGAAAAAGAGTGTAACAAATCAATAAAATGTATCAACTTCAGCTAAGATTCagaaaagaaaaatcatgcaaaatatattgaataaacTATCTTTTTGTCAAACCAAATCATTTTCAGTCTAAGCATAGAGACCTATGTGCATAGAACAAAACTGACCTTGAAGAAACTTGAGACCAGGTGAAACAGGATTCTCAAGCTGCATAACTTACAAAAGATGTAGATTTAGAATGCAATCAGTAAACTGCACATCGTGTAAGACAAACTCTACATCAAAATGTCATGAACCACATTGACAATGGAGAGATCTCTTCATATCACTAATTCTTCAATATGCATCTTTTATGAAGTTACTATTACCAAGTATGTACTTGTGTTGTTGGTAGTGATATCAAGATTCTAAAGAGGTTTATTGCACAAACTATCAACACAAAGAAGTGGAACCACCTGAGAGCATATACAAAATGACAAAGATACTAGTTCATGCACAGGCATATGCAATTATAGCGTTGGAGTGTTTGACCAGTAGTAACTTCCAGACTTCAATAAAATGTcacttcataaaaaaaaaaaatagttagatCGCCTATTATATTAAGTAAAAAATTGGGTCTGTTTGTTGGTTGCATTTAAACCCCTTTTTTATTAGTATGCTTTGGTAAAAAAACTGTTTGTACACTACTTCACCATCCTAGTCCTCAAAGCAGCTTTTGGCCACTACTTCATAAAAAAACTGTTTGCATGCGGGGTGAGATACAACTCAAGGAAGCAAAAGAGGGTCAATTCAAAGATGATCAAACACGGCAGCGGAGAAGCTGCAAGACACAGTGCATAAGCACTGGTGTGATTGCACCAGTGCTTCAGAAAGCAGAATGCAGCACCAAATAGCATGGTGCGATGACACCAAGCCTTCCTGCAGGGGAGATGCCCAATTTACTTACTTTGTGCCAACTTTGTCCCTCTTTTAATTTGTCAGGGTTTTATTAGTAATTGTAGTAACACGCTTTATTTTAGGGTTTCAACTCCCCTCTTTCCTTTTGTTATGAACTTCATCAATCAAATTGAAGAACTTAAGGTATCTTTGCCGCAGAAGTTTGAGGTTTCCCTTGTAAGCTTGTGAAGCTTGGTCATCTTTTCTTTGTTGATCTGGGGTTAAAATCAACACCATTCTTTCTCCCAATCCCTCTCTGTATCAGATGATTCGAGAAACTAGCTGCAACAGCAACCTCAAAAGGACCCCAAAATAGGTAGGATCACCAGTTCCACTGTGATATTAAGTATTTGAGGTCATCATATTAGATGATCACTGACTTAAATATTAAGTTAAGATAGCTCAAACTAGatcaacaaaaaaataataaataaaggaacCTCAACTAATATTGGGATTGAAATATGTTATATATACAGTTCTAAGAGCTCCAACTGCTAGAATTATCTCAGGATGAACACCAAAAATTTGAATACCTGGAAGTCTTTTAAGTTTCAAACTCGCCTAGATCTAGCAAGATTTCAGGGCTTTTGACATTAGGTGTTGCCTGGACAAGATCTCAGCGATAAGCTGGCGACCATATAAGTGAGAATTCTTAAGAATCAAGTTTCTTGTTgaagaatcaacaaaataaccttGGCCAGACATCCACTGGAGCAATTGGAGAAGCAAGTCCTTCTTTTCAGGTTCTGCGATATAACGTGAGATAGCCATCTGAAATACTTCctgagcaaaaaaaaaaaaaaaatcagaaaaagtaAAAATACAGCCAAGTAGCAGTTAAGGGTAAGAATGCAAAGGGGTACAGGAACGCAGATTCAGAGGTAAATGCCACGTTCAACCCTTGAGACTTGATGTAGTATAGTAATAGCAACTAATTATTGAGCAATTAAAGACTAGTTCTCTCAAGTTACTTGTTCCAGGTGCACTCATGCTATCACAAGCAAAGGTTTTCCCCAATCAGTCATTTTGCTGCATATTATTCCAAATTGATTTTATAACCTAAGTTGAGGGAATTGCCAATACTAAGAAACCTTTATCTAGTCTGTCAGTGTTAGCGAGGAGGTGGATGGGAATGATAGGCACAGGATTGGGCCTAGAGTATTAAGGGTCTATAAGATGAGGAAGGAAAAATGGGGACAAGTGTGAAGCTAGTATTAGTTGTCCTTTGTTAGAGTGTGTGTCTGTACTGAGGGGGCTATGTCCGTGAGAGTGGGTTATACCTAGCTGTCACTCACTGTACATCAGTTCAGTAGCCTATTCCTAAAATAAATCAGTATTTCTATAATCTCAAGTTCATTCCTTCTTGATTCTGTTCTTATACTTCTCTGTTAAGTGTTTTCTATCACTCAACCTGTGCAATTTATGCATACGCAGATCAATAATTCACTTAGGTATGTACATCCAAGGGTGCATAGTTCATTCGTTCTAGCCTAAAAGGAGTCACTGTGTAAGAAAATAGGAGAGAAACCTGCTCATACAAGAAAAAAATAAGGATATGCTTTcttcttgctttcttttatctctttgctttttcttaatttctttCCCTTCCTAGTAGTGTCACGAGGTATACATGTGTTTCATAGCTTTTTCCCTTTTCAGTGGTGATTCCATTTTGTATATCATGCTTTAGATTATATTACAATTAAGCCAAAGCATTCTAGAATCTCAGCATTAAGGCACCTGGCACCATACATAGCAGAGTTGATAACACTATCTTAACATTCAAACACCAATACATAGCAGAATtgctaaaattaattttaacatGGATCCAATCAAAGGCATCTGCAAGATGGACAGTGTGGCATTCTTCTGACTTCATTAAGACTGGAAAAATCAAGAGTCAGGCAGATTCAAATCGTTTTTGAGCTATACGATCTGATGACTTTAAATCAAAACTATTATCCATCCAAATCGCATAATTTGGAACCAGGGTGGTTTACATTTTAAAACAGTTGCAGCCATCCTGCAACCTTCACTAACTAGTGTCGTGAGTTCCCCATAATATTACCCATGAATTAaaacataataattataaacaaGGAGGGGGTTAAGTAAAAgccattcttttttttaaataactaaCCAGAAACAGATTCATGCAAGTCTATCAGCATTTACCTGATCAATCTTGTACCCAGAAACATGAATAGCTTTCATAACATCATTTATCAAATTGATATTCCCCAGCTTCATGAATGCATTTGCAAACTTCTTTATAGCAGCTTGAGAAATCGAATCAGCATTATCCTGACAAGAAAAGTTAAAGTAAGCAATGAAACTCAGGAGAAACAATATATTAGATACTCAAAAGAAGAACAATCAACAGTACAAGGACAAAATATGTGGAAGAAGAAGCAAACAAACACCAAGTTTTTATGGTGCCATTTGGAACAACTGATTAGGCAGTATTAATTATTAAGTCCAAAAAATCATGCTGAAAAAAGTAGGCCCTACGAAATTCAAATGAAAGTAGCAATAGCATAAGGAAAGAAATCACAATCTAAAAACAATCAAGGAACACCAAACACATCTTTCAGCCATAAACACCGCCAATCTGAAAAGGAACATTTTTGGTCAGCTCAACATACCCAAAATCAAAGCAATCATACAGCCTGGATTATAACTGTCAACAGCTATAGGATCCCTCCATTGGTAAAAGTTCTTTGGATGACTTGATTGCTTCAGATATAAGATTTGAAATCCTTTTTCCTCCAGAGTCCAGACACAGTATAGAACCATCTTTATCATTTACCACAAGAAAATAAACCATACCTTGACTACAACATATGCATCCTTGAGAAGCCGTCCAGCGATAAGTATGTGCAGAATCTTCTCATGCAGGGATTTGCACATTGTCCTCTTTCCATATTTCAATATAGTATAAACAGAAAAGGCTTCTGCGTGGGCTTTGGTTTTACCAAGATGAAAGATCAACGAGGAACAAAGTtcctaaaaaaaacataaagttAAAAGCTTTGAACTCATAATCCTTGTTTTTGACATTTGAAAATCTAAATGAAAAGATCAAACCATTATCTAAATAGATGGGCCAATATTAAAGATACGAAAATGATGCATTCCTCTGAATTTTACAAGGTATTTGAAGCCTGTcatagattaatataagatctatgattggagCTTAACTATGAGCTTAAGCTTTTggttcaaacggttccatgacatggtatcagagcctcttggaccaaacggtcgagggttcaaGTCCTGGCAACCTCATTAAACACCACATGGTGGGATAGACCTGTGTTGTAAACCCTGCAAGCCCAaggggcatttgcgtgtggggtgtgtcagagattaatataagatctatgattgggccttaactatcagcaaGCTTTTggttcaaacggttccatgacaaagCCAAATGTAGACATACAAGAAATTTTTGAATCAATTGGAAAGTTCAAAAATATTCTGCTGATCCACGTGTGAATGTCGCAAAAGTTTAGTACTTTACACTGTTGAAAGGGAGCTTATTAAATAAGCTTCCCTAAACTTCCACATCATCCTACTCCAGCTTTCAGGTGCTAAAAGCCAATTACTATTCATGCAATTAAGaccaggcaaaaaaaaaaaaaaaaaaaaaactaaagctTATTCTTAGTCTTCATGAAACTGATTAATAATTCTGCGTCATGGAGCTCTGTGCTCATGTTTGAAGTCTCTCTCCTAGTCACTAAGAAAGGGATAAAAGAAACACGTTTCAAGCAAGTCAAAGCTCATGCAAATAGGAGTGGAAGAAACAATTCTGATGTGTTGCCCTGCAAGGGCCCctagtgaagaagaatgttGGTCCTCCTTTGTCTTCACAGAAGCTATAAAAAGATGTTTCTTGCGTTACATCTTAAACATACAAAATGTAGATGGGGCAAGATGTAATTGACGGATGCAACTTGTGGATGTCCATGATAATGAGTACAATACAAACACAATATACTATGAAGGACTTCCAATGTACTAAAAAAGAAAGGTAACAAATATAAATGAAAGATTCTTCAAAGCTTTCAAAGAGTAAACATACTTCTTCAGGCTTGTGGCCTTTCCTATGCATGTCCTCCATTGTACGATAAGCAAGCAGATATAATTTCTGCTTACGGAAATATTTAATTAGGATATGGAAAGTATTATAATTAGGAGTAATTGCTAGTTCATCCATTTTTTTCATTGTATGCATCACATTGTCCATGTCCCCTGCTCTGCAGTAGGCACATAGCATTGTATTTAATATAACCACATCATATTTGTCATATTTGGCCTCAAAATCCTTAGCCAGTTGCTTTGCCTCTTCCAGAAGCCCTCCTCGGCAATATGCTGAAATCATGATACTGTGAGCATATCCATCTGCAAGTGGCTAAAAGGTTAATCTTATAGCTAAAAGAAAGCATGAAAATTATAGCTTACAGATCAAAAAATAGGTCAGAAAGCTCATTATGCAAGTAAAAGAAGTCATCGAATAAAGTGAGAGACCAACATTAAGAGTTATACACATAACAGAAGATAATGCTTGCATGGAATTTCCTGACATTGTTACAATACTGACCACAACCCTATATTCTATGTGAAGCAAAACTTCAACAAGTAGTATTACAAACTCTCAAGGGAATATCACAAGAGCAagcaaaatgaaaaaaagaagaaatatttCATGATCCCATAGCAAAATAATTCAGAACACCAACTTCAATAATATCTTAATTTCACGACGAATAAATAATATTCAGCTTGGCATTCAATTTCGAGAAGTAAATACTACATGGTACATGAATTATAACAGATAGGAGCGGGAATATCCTATCAAGTTTATAAGGCTTAAAGAGATATACCAGATTTAACGTCTTTTTCCTTCATTTCATAGAAAACTGATCTTGCTTCATTTACATGCCCAGATTTTGAAAGTCCATCCATCAATAAACAGTAGGGCATCTGTAAAGTAATTTCATACAATTAACTACAGAAGTACAGAAAAGGGAAATATAAGTATATGAGTAGCTAATTGGGGAAAAAAACTGATATTAGATCAGTACATATAAACATAGAAGCACAATTCATTTCTCACTTTTATAGAATGAATAAGCTGCATTGACAATGACAAATCATCATAAGCTAGGcaattttttagtcaataaatctatTATCAATTTGTCATACAAATACTAGACAGTTAGAGATTCGCTAGAAATACGTGCATACCACATAATAAATCTTCCTAAAAGATAGCATTAACTATAAATTTGTTTCAACTCTTCTAGCTTTCCATGACGAGGGTGAAAATGAAGCTGCAAACTTATATAAACATGATATTCTGAATTTGGTTTACCTCATCTTTTGCATAGCCCAAAGCGTCCAGTTTAACTAGTAGCTCTCTAGATTTTTCAAATAAGCCTCCTCTAACATAAACCTTTAACAAAGTTGTCCATATTACCTGGAATcatttcaattcaattcaggaACATCAACAAagatctcaaaaaaaaaaaaaaaaaaaaaagaagtgaaTCAATGATTGTATGTTAAATGAGAGAAAATCACAAATTCAATATGACTGGACTTATGAATTAGCTAGACATAACTTAAGCTTCAAATGAAATTTTAAGCACATCAAATTGGCTTCTAGGTTAAAGCTTGTGACGTGAGAGTGATTTGTTAATGGTATAAACCAACATAGAAAGTTGAAAATATACACCTAAAGGATAACAAGAATTTTACTGACCGCTAAAaggtaacttttttttttaaaacaatgaGAATAGAGCTATGATAGAGGAAAGATATTCCAATACTTGTTTCACATAAAGCATTAGTGTCCATCACAAATAATGTTTATAATCCATCTACCAATTTTTGCACCACTAGATAAGTTTATACAAATTGTATGACTAGGTTGAATAACCTAATGATGAATTGCATGCAAAAATGGTGAATAGAAACAAAGCAGAGGACAAATAATGAGAATCAAGAAGATGGCAATGTTGGTTGTTCTTTCTTCAAAAAATGATTGTCATTTTAAATTTCCTGAGCATCCAATTGAAAAGTGTATAAACTGGTAAACTAATGATTATGATCTATGTGGCCTTTCCTTTGCCACATAATTTTTTCCTACAAATTTTCCTAAGATTCAGACACCTATCAGTCCACAGAATAAGCTTGCCATATTTGGAGCAACAAATACAGAATCGACCTAATACATTGCACACTGAATAAACACAAAAAGCTAAACTGAACATCATTGCTAAAATAGTGGCAAGATAAACATGACACAAACCTTATTTGGTACTAACCCTGACAATTTCAAGTCTTGCACCAACTCCTCAGCCTTCTTGTAGTTTCCATCGGAAGAGTAAGCATTTAGTAAAGAGCTATAATGATAGAGATTAGGCAAATGACCTTCATTTTTCATCTGATCAAAATAATTCTGTGCTTCTTCACATCGGTTATTTGAAGCACAAACTGCCAGAAGTGTCCCATACATCACACTGTCTATCTGTAATCCGTTGTACTTTAGTTCTTGTACAAAGATCAATGCCTTAGAATAGCCATCATTGAGTTTAATGCAACCTGTAAGCAGCTAAGGATCACAGAAGACACCAGTGATGAAGAGAAATGAAAGCagacaattcttttattttcctAGTAAACTAAGTGTAAGTGTAACTGAAACTGAAACAAGCAAATCATTTAGCTTTTTGTAAGAATTAAACTTGATGAAAGAAGTGTAATGACTCGATCCAGAGGGGTTGGCGCCAGGGTGGAAGGCCTGAGAAAGGAGCGGCCCTAAAGGATGGTGATGGGAGCAGGAATGAACTAGATCCCACATTGGGAATGGAGGAGTGACTGAATTATATAAGTACGTACATTTCCAATATATGTAGACGTGTTTTAAAGTCGTGAAGCCTAAAGAATGGGACTTAGGCCAAAGCGGAGAATATCAACATGGTATTGGGTCAAACAGTTACAATTGGTACCAAAGTCGGTCTCCATGTACGATGTGTAGGCCTATAACGACCCAATCCTGAGGAGTGACGTTGGGTGGAAGGCCTGAGCAAATAGCACTCTAAAGGATGGCGATGGGACAGAATTGAACTGAATCCAACATTggaaattgagagagagagagtgactaGGGTAAGATGtgtttccaatacatataaaTGTGTTTTCAAGTCGGAGACCCTAGGAATAGGACTTGGGCCAAAGTGGACAATATCTACGTGGTATTGGGTCAGGTTGTTACAAAGAAAAAAACTTATCCCAAACTGGAAACACTAGCAATAGCATTATGAATTGACATATAAAATTTCATAATTTCTACATATATTTAGAGGCACATTTTTTATAtcaatttatcaaataaaatTACTACTGAAACACTTTGGTTGTCTCTCTGTCTGTCCCCAAACAATAGCCTACTTTGCTTTTCACTGTCCCAAACATATACCAATTCCTCTATAAGAATATAGTCAATTCATTAGTTCTCTATTATGCCTCTATTTAGCATGCATTGTTATGAATAAATGAACTAATATATTAAGTTGTGCTAGTTAGAATGACAAATTATACCCTACTTCTAGCCAACTCCGTAATATTAAATTCCATAATCATTGCATGTTAATTTAATGTTTCTTGGATCAATAAACCTAGTTATTGATCATTTCTATTAATATGGGTGTAATACAGGAAAAATGCACTCTTTTAGCTATATGAACTAAGTCTTCAATTTGTGTgaaaataattataatctatGGTTTTTGGACAGACCgtaattttttataaatcaaGGATTTGTCTAA includes:
- the LOC136226641 gene encoding pentatricopeptide repeat-containing protein At1g10910, chloroplastic isoform X1, coding for MELSVTGTAFYYNFTCPKPLSFPSIPTRTNNSHRISAAAPTTATPLLQQIPNEPPPLPLTKSPNCEVPAQRRHSKPYLARQAAILEVQDSPDWHSALQRLGGILKVQDLNVILRNFGKQNRWKDLSQLFDWMQQHSKISASSYSSYIKFMGKSLNAKKALEIYNGIPDESIKSNVFICNSLLSCLVRSAKFDNSVKLFHKMKQNGLTPDAITYSTLLTGCIKLNDGYSKALIFVQELKYNGLQIDSVMYGTLLAVCASNNRCEEAQNYFDQMKNEGHLPNLYHYSSLLNAYSSDGNYKKAEELVQDLKLSGLVPNKVIWTTLLKVYVRGGLFEKSRELLVKLDALGYAKDEMPYCLLMDGLSKSGHVNEARSVFYEMKEKDVKSDGYAHSIMISAYCRGGLLEEAKQLAKDFEAKYDKYDVVILNTMLCAYCRAGDMDNVMHTMKKMDELAITPNYNTFHILIKYFRKQKLYLLAYRTMEDMHRKGHKPEEELCSSLIFHLGKTKAHAEAFSVYTILKYGKRTMCKSLHEKILHILIAGRLLKDAYVVVKDNADSISQAAIKKFANAFMKLGNINLINDVMKAIHVSGYKIDQEVFQMAISRYIAEPEKKDLLLQLLQWMSGQGYFVDSSTRNLILKNSHLYGRQLIAEILSRQHLMSKALKSC
- the LOC136226641 gene encoding pentatricopeptide repeat-containing protein At1g10910, chloroplastic isoform X2; translation: MQQHSKISASSYSSYIKFMGKSLNAKKALEIYNGIPDESIKSNVFICNSLLSCLVRSAKFDNSVKLFHKMKQNGLTPDAITYSTLLTGCIKLNDGYSKALIFVQELKYNGLQIDSVMYGTLLAVCASNNRCEEAQNYFDQMKNEGHLPNLYHYSSLLNAYSSDGNYKKAEELVQDLKLSGLVPNKVIWTTLLKVYVRGGLFEKSRELLVKLDALGYAKDEMPYCLLMDGLSKSGHVNEARSVFYEMKEKDVKSDGYAHSIMISAYCRGGLLEEAKQLAKDFEAKYDKYDVVILNTMLCAYCRAGDMDNVMHTMKKMDELAITPNYNTFHILIKYFRKQKLYLLAYRTMEDMHRKGHKPEEELCSSLIFHLGKTKAHAEAFSVYTILKYGKRTMCKSLHEKILHILIAGRLLKDAYVVVKDNADSISQAAIKKFANAFMKLGNINLINDVMKAIHVSGYKIDQEVFQMAISRYIAEPEKKDLLLQLLQWMSGQGYFVDSSTRNLILKNSHLYGRQLIAEILSRQHLMSKALKSC